The genomic DNA GCAGCAACTCCGCGGCGCGCCGACTGTTCGCATCCTCCGAGCCCCTTGCTTCGCTGCCGCCCGCAAGGGTTGTCTACCTGTCAGCCATCACGCTGGCCATCCTTCGTCCTTTGGCCCGCCGGCATCTCATCGCGTATTTGCGCGAGTTGCGGGGGCGCGGCGCGTGCCATGTGGCCTTTGATTCGAACTACCGGCCGCAGCTCTGGGAGGATGCCGAGACCGCGCGCCGCTCAGTCCGTGAGATGTGGCGGGTTGCGGACATTGCCCTGCCGTCCGTTGACGACGAGATCGCCTTGTTCGGCGATGCGGACGAAGAGGCCGTAATCGCGCGATTCGCCGCTTCAGATTGGCATGCCTGCGCCATCAAGCGAGGAGCGCTCGGCCCGGTGTCGCCGCGGCTCGCGCGCCGCGCGCATCCCGAATTCACTCCCGCTCCCGACGTCGTCGATACGACTGCGGCCGGAGACAGCTTCAACGGTGGTTATCTGGCGGCATTCCTTCGCGGCGAAGATGAAGGGCGATGCCTCCTGGCCGGCCACAAGATCGCCTCCCGGGTGGTTGGCGAGTCGGGAGCCTTGATGGCCCGCAGTTGAAATGCACGTCCTATCCCAGCAGGCAAACATCGGCTCTGAGCCGTCTCAATGCATACCCAATTCGGATCAAGAACCATGACCGACAATGCACGGAATGTCTTGGCTCGG from Gemmatimonadota bacterium includes the following:
- a CDS encoding sugar kinase, which produces MDLLAIGEVMAEIRQDPTAGFRVGFAGDTFNTAVYCTRESDPSARIGYCTRVGCDPLSHAFLSAAKNEGIDVSQVGFDRERNLGIYTVSTDSTGERIFHYWRSNSAARRLFASSEPLASLPPARVVYLSAITLAILRPLARRHLIAYLRELRGRGACHVAFDSNYRPQLWEDAETARRSVREMWRVADIALPSVDDEIALFGDADEEAVIARFAASDWHACAIKRGALGPVSPRLARRAHPEFTPAPDVVDTTAAGDSFNGGYLAAFLRGEDEGRCLLAGHKIASRVVGESGALMARS